The DNA window CAGCACTTCTGCATCGAAACCTTCTGCGGGTGCTATTGACATCGGAATATTCCCGTTCCCGAAGGAAATCAAAGAATGTTCCTGCTATTTTGCCAAAAATAAAGCTGATTTTGAAGCAGAACGCTATATTTATGCGGATGACGCCGGCAAAACAGCCTATATGAAACTGAACGGCAGCAGAATCGTGATGAACCTGATCTCTTCCAGCGATATGGAAGTGGATGAGGAGCTCAGTAAAGAAATAGAAAGCGATGACTATAAAATCTCGATAAGAGGTAAAAAGATCAAGGGCGAAGAAGCTTTGCTGTTCGAAGGGATCATGAGGATTGAAAAGCCGGACGGCACCGTCGTAACTACCCCTATTTACGGGGAATGCGGATGCTAGAAACAAAAATACTATTATGAAAGCCGTGACGGGGAGGAACTGAATCATACAATGAGCGGGCAGTACTTTTGCCACTATTTTTATACCCCTTTATTATTTCGTAATTTTGAACAAAATAAATGTTATGGAACTAACGAATATAGAACCGCAGATCATCTGGAAGAATTTTTCCAGATTGAATGCAGTTCCGAGACCATCGAAAAAAGAAGAAAAGGTAATTGCCTTCATCAGAGAATTCGGTGAAAACCTTGGATTGGATACTACCGTAGATGAGGTAGGAAATGTAATCATCAGAAAACCGGCTACTCCGGGAATGGAAAACCGCAAATCTGTTGTCTTACAGTCCCACCTGGATATGGTCTGCCAGAAAAACAATGATGTGAACTTCGACTTTGAGACGGAAGGCATCAGAATGGAAATAGAAGGCGACTGGGTAAAAGCAAAAGGAACGACCCTGGGTGCCGATAATGGGCTGGGTGTAGCTACCATTATGTCTATCCTTGAAAGCAATGATATTCCGCATCCTGCCCTGGAAGCCCTTTTTACAATTGATGAGGAAACGGGAATGACCGGAGCCTTAGGATTAAAACCGGGGCAGCTAACCGGTGATATTCTGCTAAATCTTGATACAGAAGAAGATGATGAAATTGATATCGGCTGTGCGGGAGGAATTGATGTTACCATTACCCAAACCTATCAGACAGAAGCTGCAAAAGGGCAGATTATACAGTTTGAAGTAAAAGGATTGCAGGGCGGCCATTCCGGAATGGATATCCATAAAGGATTCGGAAATGCCAATATCATTCTGGGGCGCCTTTTATACAAAGCGCTGGAAAAGCAGAATATCCAGCTGATCTCCATAGACGGGGGCGGACTGAGGAATGCTATCCCGAGGGAAGCCGTAGCTCTGGCATCGGTAAGGAATGCCGGTGAATTCATTGAAGATATCACAGCAGGCCTTAAAAAAGAGATCCTCGAAGAATTTGCCAGTGTAGAGCCGGGCCTTCAGGTCAATATCGAAAATGCCACCACTTCAGACAAAGCGATTTCTGAGGAAGATTCACGAAAAATCATCCTGACTTTAAAATCCCTTAACAATGGAGTGTACCGCATGAGTCCTGATGTACAGGACCTGGTTGAATCCTCAAATAATGTGGCAAGGGTTGAGCTGAAAGAAGGGGCTTTAAAAATTTTAAACCTGTCCAGATCGTCCGTTGAATCCTCTAAAGATTCTGTAGCGGAACAACTGAAGTCTGTAGCAGATTTAGCGGGAATGAATACTGAATTCAGCGGTTCCTATCCGGGATGGAAACCAAAACCGGGGTCCGAGATCGTCCAGCTGATGGAAAAAATATATACGGAAAAATTCACCGACAAGCCTCACGTAGTAGCCTGTCATGCCGGACTGGAATGCGGAATCATCGGAGCCAATTATCCGGATATGGAAATGGTGAGCTTCGGGCCTACGATCCGTGGTGCCCACTCTCCGGATGAAAGGGCCAATATCCCTTCTACCCAGAAATTCTGGGCATTTACCAAAGATATTCTGGCGAATATTCCTCAAAAGTAAAATGTTGCAATTGCTATATTGAATATCCAAAATCGATTGATTTTGGATATTTTTGTTTTTGTTTTACCTAAAAATCATAACTTTGAATAAGTTATAGAGATTATGAATATCCAGACTCTCAATGAAAAGCTTGAATTAATACAATGGTTATCAACATTGGAGGATGCTTCTGTTATCAAAAAACTGATGTTATTAAAAAAAGAAGAAACTAAAGACTGGTGGAATTCGATTTCAGAAGAAGAAGAAAAATCCATCAATGAAGGCATATTACAAGCCGATAATAATGAATTAAGACCACATTCCGAAGTAAGAAAGCTTTATGGAAAATGGTTATAACATATTTTGGACTCCCAATGCGCTACGCGAATTGGAAGATACTATATAATATCTTCAATATAACTTCAGTGATAAGGAAATAAAAAAGCTTGTTTTTAAAATTGAAAATTTTACCGAAATCATTTCCCGAAATCCTTTTGTATTTCCTAAAGCTGGAAATAAGTCTGTTCATAAAGCTGTAGTCTTGAAATTTAATACTCTATATTACCGTGTTCGTGGTAAAAATATCGAAGTTTTATCATTTTTTCAAACAGACAATCTCCGGATAGAAACAGACTAAAATAATTGATCTGAATAACCTATGAAAAGTATCACTGTATTTTGCGAATCCAGTTTCGGTTCAGATGATATCTGCTGCTGAACAGCGATTCGGCAGATAAGCTGTTGGAAATGATAAGGAATTATCAGGCTGCCATGGTTGGAAAGTAGATTTCAAAGATGAATTGTAGCATTCTGTCCAATGCATCATCCTTTCAGACTGAAGCTCTGAAAGGGTTTCTATTTTCGGCCGTACCATACTGATTTGCCGAATAATTTCGTCTAAAAATACCTGAAATAATTTTAAAGGGTAAGTTTAGTATATTTGCTTAGCAAAACACACCTAAAAGAGAAATACATGCCCATGAAAAACATTTTCCTGGCCGCAGGATTATTCCTGAGCCAAATCATTACAGCACAATACAACTATCCTAAAACACCGGAAAAACCAGTGGTGGATAATTATTTCGGCACCCAGGTTACCGATGATTACAGATGGCTGGAAGACCTCACTAATCCTGAAACAGACCAATGGTTCAGGGCACAGTCAGCATTCAGCCACAGCATTATTGATAAAATCCCGCACAGGGAAGATCTCTACAGACGAATGAAAGAAATGCAGCAGATGAACGGGGATTCCTTTGATATCATCCTGCAAAGACAAAATTTCTATTTTTATACAAAAACGAAAAAAAGCGAAAACCTGTCTAAACTGTATTCCAGAAACCTTTCCACAGGGGAGGAAAAACTGATTTTCGATCCCGAAACACTCGGTAAAAATACCCAGATCGTCAATTTCAACCTTGATTCCCAAACAAAAAAAGCAGCCATCCTGTTGTCAAAATCAGGAGGTGAAATTTGCATGCTCAGGATCCTGGACCTAACTTCAATGAAGTTACTCAATGATGAGATCGGTCCCATCTGGAGCGAATTCCCCTTTGAATTTACGCCCGACGACAAAGCCATCATCTACACCCGGATGAGCACAGCAGACCCGAACAGCAATATGCTCCTGAAAAACATGAAATCCATGCTGCATGTGGTAGGAACTGATGTGAAAAACGATAAAATTCTGGCGTCCAGGGAAGAATATCCGGAGCTCAACGCCTTAACAGAACAGTTTCACAGGGTTTACATTACTGATGACAATCAATATCTGGTGCTTACGCTAAGCTCTGTCAAATCGGAAATGCCGATTTTTATTGCCCCGTATTCGGAATTAAAAAATAAGAAGATCAGCTGGAGGCAGATAGTCAAACCGTC is part of the Chryseobacterium camelliae genome and encodes:
- a CDS encoding aminoacyl-histidine dipeptidase; protein product: MELTNIEPQIIWKNFSRLNAVPRPSKKEEKVIAFIREFGENLGLDTTVDEVGNVIIRKPATPGMENRKSVVLQSHLDMVCQKNNDVNFDFETEGIRMEIEGDWVKAKGTTLGADNGLGVATIMSILESNDIPHPALEALFTIDEETGMTGALGLKPGQLTGDILLNLDTEEDDEIDIGCAGGIDVTITQTYQTEAAKGQIIQFEVKGLQGGHSGMDIHKGFGNANIILGRLLYKALEKQNIQLISIDGGGLRNAIPREAVALASVRNAGEFIEDITAGLKKEILEEFASVEPGLQVNIENATTSDKAISEEDSRKIILTLKSLNNGVYRMSPDVQDLVESSNNVARVELKEGALKILNLSRSSVESSKDSVAEQLKSVADLAGMNTEFSGSYPGWKPKPGSEIVQLMEKIYTEKFTDKPHVVACHAGLECGIIGANYPDMEMVSFGPTIRGAHSPDERANIPSTQKFWAFTKDILANIPQK